CAGATATAGGAGCACTGACAACAGACCTCCTTCCAGCATTTCAACAAACACAAAGCATGCTGCATCTCCAAGATCACGCCTCAATCGCTATGCACATAATCAAAGAAGTGGACCATCAGCGCTTTGCCCTCGGGGAGGTGGTCCTCCCTGCCGCCCGTGCCTCGGcagccttcctcttcctcgtcggtgGCGTCGCCGCCGTTACCCCAGCCGCCGCGGCCTTCCTCTTTGGGGACGCCTTCGCCGGTGCATTGGCGGAAGGAGCAGAAGCCGCGGCGACAGCCTTCTTCCTCAGCAGCCCCCTTGCCGGAGTCACGAGcgctacctcctcctcctcgtcctcctctgactcgccggactcctcgtcctcctccgacttgccggactcctcctcgtcctcgtccgaCTCcccggactcctcctcctcctcctccttatcGTCGACGGCCTCGCGCTCCTGGGCAGCGACGCCCCCATCCTCCTCGTCCTTGTCCGAGGCGTCGTCGTCGGAGCCGAGCGCGTCGGCGCGGCGGAGCCTGCCGAGGCTGCCCTCGATGCGGccctggaggcggaggcgcctgcCGCCTCGCGCGCCCGTGGACCACTGCGCCTCGCGCGCCCAGGAGAGGAGCGCCGGCGGGTCGGCGCGGTCGCCGCCGGGGAACACGCGCGGCCGCGGGAGCCCGCCGCCGTAGAACCTGCCCGGGCCGAGCTCGGCCACCATGGCGAGTGAGATCTCGCCTAGCTTCTCGATCTCTTGATCCGGAAAGaaatttcctctctctctctctctctcggtgggTAGGTGCGGATGTTGACTGCGGCGGCGGAGGTATTGGGGGCGGCGGGAGAGTTTATCGGTGGGAGGGAGACGCGGGAAAGACGAAATGGGTTTGGCGCCAAATGAAATGGGCCGACTCACCCATCATCTTTTTCCGTTGGCTGGGCCTGAAGACCACGGCCCACCAACGCCCATCCCGAATTTGCAACCAAAAATTATTACagtatattttattttattatctGATTTTTAAATATATTTTGGGTTCAGTTGCGTAAACGTATTGTGGCTCTGGCGCTCTGCTCATACTCCTACCTTTGTTGAATCGTTTAAAATGTTTAGTGTCATGGATTCATTTGAACTATTTATTTAAACATGTCATTTATAGATTTAAAAAGCATGTGTTCCCGAATGAATGCAGGACTAGAAAGGTTGACACCCTTGCTAGcaatgttggggacacaagtggAGTTTGTAACAAGAAACACGATACATTTGCCTGCATGAATTGATACCTTAGTTTCTTACAGGAGGAAAACTTGCTGGTTGTTACAAACTCCTATGCTTGGAAGCCCAACAAATACCAGTTAACACGCAACCATCAGCGGTGGCTCAGGTTTGGGTGGCGGCGCTATTAGGAAGGGAGGATAGGGCCGGAGGCAGCGCTGTTCGCTAGGTCTTAATTAGAAGAAATTCTTAGGTAAGTCTCGTGTGGATGAACATGGAAGCTCGGGTGCCATGGCCGATTTAAAAATATATTCTTATAAACTTTGTTTGTACTGTTTTCTGTATTGACAAAGTGATTTCAATATCACAGTGCGGAAACATACGTATCTAGGAAAGAACAGTAGATAAATGCGACAAAGAGTAATTTCCATAATTGTGCACATGCAACACACCTTCAATTTGATATTATCTTGATGCGCAATGAGAGTTTATTTTTACAAATATAATTCTACTCTCTCTGGTTGATATTAATGTGGCTCATTTACACTATTAGGGAaaagcttaccagtagcgctggtttttgagctaccagtagcgcgggcaccagcgctatagctattttgtagcagtagcgcgtttttaagccagcgctactggtaagttcaagTACTAGTAGCGCGGCAGTTGGGAGCGCTACTGGTAAACAAGCGTTGCTGGTAATATTTTGACCCGCGCCACTGCTAACATTTATTTTTTTTTAGCATTTTGGCgatgtacatgtttaaacagatatatcttttatacaataacaactcatcatgaactagtctgtttaaatagcatattcattaccacttgtcatcaccaccaaacaatgttcgtcaatgagacatcatataacaagttggtcactagtcataatcacaactcctcatcatcatcaactccaacacattgtagcacataataacacattctagctacgacctactcctctcataggacctactctaccctctcttaggtaaaatatcataaaacgagataggcattgactctccattaaggaaaattgactctccataataaagaacggagatcatcctgtctccaagtcttggcctacgcacaatgttgcttccaagtagctctctacgatggttcaaacatttttataatcatttattatcatggcttcctcgcttttagaaatccggtatggacatgagtgatgtggatactgcggctgacctggccgtggtggccgtaagctcataacatcaacgcgacctctcggcaacatcagatgtggcacacaatccatcgggattttctgtt
This region of Triticum aestivum cultivar Chinese Spring chromosome 2D, IWGSC CS RefSeq v2.1, whole genome shotgun sequence genomic DNA includes:
- the LOC123048167 gene encoding nucleolin-like, whose amino-acid sequence is MVAELGPGRFYGGGLPRPRVFPGGDRADPPALLSWAREAQWSTGARGGRRLRLQGRIEGSLGRLRRADALGSDDDASDKDEEDGGVAAQEREAVDDKEEEEEESGESDEDEEESGKSEEDEESGESEEDEEEEVALVTPARGLLRKKAVAAASAPSANAPAKASPKRKAAAAGVTAATPPTRKRKAAEARAAGRTTSPRAKR